A genomic window from Acinetobacter chinensis includes:
- the rplW gene encoding 50S ribosomal protein L23: MNNERIYQVLQGPVFSEKAQVLGETAGVQVFKVALDANKLEIKKAVEQLFGVQVVKVNTTITKGKTKRFGKTIGRRSDVKKAYVTLKAGQDVEMADLGDTAESAAE; encoded by the coding sequence ATGAACAACGAACGTATCTATCAAGTCCTGCAAGGACCTGTATTCTCAGAAAAAGCACAAGTTTTAGGTGAAACTGCTGGTGTTCAGGTTTTTAAAGTTGCACTTGATGCAAACAAACTTGAAATCAAGAAAGCAGTTGAGCAACTCTTTGGTGTTCAGGTTGTTAAAGTTAACACAACGATCACTAAAGGTAAGACTAAACGCTTTGGTAAAACTATCGGACGCCGTTCTGATGTTAAAAAAGCATACGTCACCCTGAAAGCTGGCCAGGATGTTGAAATGGCTGACTTGGGCGATACCGCTGAAAGCGCAGCGGAATAA
- the rplD gene encoding 50S ribosomal protein L4, with protein MNLNTVSGSAVELSEVAFGREFNEALVHQVVTAYLAGGRQGSKAQKSRADVSGGGKKPFRQKGTGRARAGSIRSPIWVGGGKTFAARPQDWSQKVNRKMYRGAMQCILAELVRQDRLVLVEEFAVAAPKTKELLAKLNDLNAVRALIVTDAVDENLYLAARNLPHVDVVDAAGIDPVSLIAFDKVVMSVAAAKKIEVELG; from the coding sequence GTGAATTTAAATACTGTTTCCGGCTCTGCTGTTGAATTATCTGAAGTTGCTTTCGGTCGTGAATTCAACGAAGCTCTTGTACACCAGGTTGTTACAGCTTATTTAGCTGGTGGTCGTCAAGGCTCTAAAGCACAGAAATCACGTGCAGACGTTTCTGGCGGTGGTAAAAAACCATTCCGTCAAAAAGGTACTGGCCGTGCGCGTGCTGGTTCTATCCGCAGCCCGATCTGGGTTGGTGGTGGTAAAACTTTTGCTGCCCGTCCACAGGACTGGTCTCAAAAAGTAAACCGTAAAATGTATCGCGGTGCAATGCAATGCATCCTGGCTGAACTTGTTCGTCAAGATCGCCTGGTACTGGTTGAAGAGTTTGCTGTTGCAGCTCCAAAAACTAAAGAATTGCTTGCGAAACTTAACGACTTGAATGCAGTTCGCGCATTGATCGTTACTGATGCTGTTGATGAGAATCTGTATCTTGCTGCACGTAACCTTCCACACGTTGATGTGGTTGATGCTGCTGGTATTGATCCTGTTAGCCTGATTGCGTTCGATAAAGTTGTTATGTCTGTTGCTGCTGCTAAGAAAATTGAGGTAGAACTTGGATGA
- the rpsS gene encoding 30S ribosomal protein S19: MPRSLKKGPFVDAHLFAKVEAAIAANNRKPIKTWSRRSMILPDFVGLTISVHNGRNHVPVIVSEHMVGHKLGEFAPTRTYRGHGVDKKSKR, translated from the coding sequence ATGCCTCGTTCTCTGAAAAAAGGCCCATTCGTCGATGCGCACTTGTTCGCTAAGGTTGAAGCGGCTATCGCGGCTAATAACCGTAAGCCGATCAAAACTTGGTCGCGTCGTTCGATGATCCTCCCGGATTTTGTTGGTTTAACAATTTCTGTCCATAATGGCCGTAACCATGTTCCAGTGATTGTATCTGAACACATGGTTGGTCATAAACTCGGTGAATTCGCGCCAACTCGTACCTATCGTGGTCACGGTGTTGACAAGAAATCTAAACGTTAA
- the rplP gene encoding 50S ribosomal protein L16: MLQPKRTKFRKVQKGRNTGLAHRGSTVSFGTIALKSVERGQMTARQIEAARRTISRRIKRGGKIFIRVFPDKPITEKPLEVRMGKGKGSVEYWVCQIKPGKILYEMDGVSEELAREAFTLAAAKLPFKTTIVTKTVM; encoded by the coding sequence ATGTTGCAACCTAAACGTACTAAATTCCGTAAAGTGCAGAAAGGCCGTAACACTGGTCTGGCACATCGCGGTAGCACTGTATCTTTCGGTACAATTGCGCTTAAATCTGTTGAGCGTGGTCAGATGACTGCTCGTCAAATTGAAGCTGCGCGTCGTACAATCAGCCGTCGTATTAAACGTGGTGGTAAGATCTTTATCCGTGTTTTCCCAGACAAACCAATTACTGAAAAGCCATTAGAAGTTCGTATGGGTAAAGGTAAAGGTTCTGTGGAATACTGGGTTTGCCAAATCAAACCAGGTAAGATCTTGTACGAAATGGATGGTGTTAGTGAAGAACTGGCTCGTGAAGCGTTTACGCTTGCGGCAGCTAAACTTCCTTTCAAAACCACTATCGTTACTAAGACGGTGATGTAA
- the rplV gene encoding 50S ribosomal protein L22: protein MEVTAKLCGAAISAQKTRLVADLIRGKSVAHALNILNFSNKKAAVLVKKALESAIANAEHNNSLDVDDLKVTTIYVDEGTSLKRIMPRAKGRADRITKRTCHITVKVGV, encoded by the coding sequence ATGGAAGTTACTGCTAAATTATGCGGTGCCGCTATCTCGGCACAAAAAACTCGTTTGGTTGCAGACCTGATCCGTGGCAAATCTGTTGCTCACGCGCTTAATATCCTGAACTTCAGCAACAAAAAAGCTGCCGTTCTAGTTAAAAAAGCACTGGAATCTGCGATTGCAAACGCTGAACACAATAACAGTTTAGATGTAGACGACCTTAAGGTAACTACGATTTACGTTGATGAAGGCACAAGCCTTAAACGTATTATGCCACGTGCTAAAGGCCGTGCAGATCGTATTACTAAGCGTACTTGTCACATTACCGTTAAGGTAGGGGTTTGA
- the rplB gene encoding 50S ribosomal protein L2, with protein sequence MPIQKCKPTSPGRRFVEKVVHNHLHKGAPYAPLTEAKKRTGGRNNNGHITTRHVGGGHKQQYRIVDFKRNKDGIPAVVERIEYDPNRTAHIALVLYADGERRYIIAPKGLRAGDKVQSGNDAPIRPGNCLPLRNMPIGSTLHNIELKIGKGAQLARSAGASVQLLGRDGSYAIVRLRSGEMRKVHVECRAVLGEVSNSESNLRSLGKAGASRWRGVRPTVRGMAMNPVDHPHGGGEGRNKGIQPVSPWGQKAKGYKTRTNKRTTKMIIRDRRVK encoded by the coding sequence ATGCCAATTCAAAAATGTAAGCCAACGTCTCCAGGGCGTCGCTTTGTAGAGAAAGTGGTTCATAATCACCTTCACAAAGGCGCACCATATGCTCCGTTGACAGAAGCTAAAAAACGTACTGGTGGTCGTAACAATAACGGTCACATTACGACTCGTCACGTTGGTGGCGGTCATAAACAACAGTACCGTATTGTTGACTTCAAACGTAACAAAGACGGCATTCCTGCTGTAGTTGAACGTATTGAATACGATCCTAACCGTACAGCTCATATTGCACTTGTGCTTTATGCTGATGGTGAGCGTCGTTATATTATTGCACCTAAAGGTCTTCGCGCTGGTGATAAAGTACAGTCTGGTAACGATGCTCCAATTCGTCCAGGTAACTGCTTGCCACTTCGCAACATGCCTATCGGTTCTACTCTTCACAACATTGAACTTAAAATCGGTAAAGGTGCTCAGTTAGCACGTTCTGCTGGTGCTTCGGTTCAGCTGTTGGGTCGTGACGGTTCTTACGCAATCGTTCGTCTGCGTTCAGGCGAAATGCGTAAAGTACACGTTGAATGTCGCGCTGTGTTAGGTGAAGTATCTAACTCAGAAAGCAACCTTCGTTCACTTGGTAAAGCAGGTGCATCCCGCTGGCGTGGCGTTCGTCCTACCGTTCGTGGTATGGCGATGAACCCAGTTGATCACCCACATGGTGGTGGTGAAGGGCGTAACAAAGGTATTCAACCTGTAAGCCCATGGGGTCAAAAAGCTAAAGGGTACAAGACACGTACCAACAAGCGTACGACTAAGATGATCATTCGCGACCGTCGCGTTAAGTAA
- the rplC gene encoding 50S ribosomal protein L3, translating into MAIGLVGRKCGMTRIFTDAGVSVPVTVIEVDPNRITQIKTLETDGYQAIQVTTGERRESRVTNAQKGHFAKAGVAAGRLVQEFRATEADLEGREVGGSLTVELFTVGQIVDVTGQSKGKGFQGGVKRWNFRTQDATHGNSVSHRVLGSTGQNQTPGRVFKGKKMAGHLGAERVTTQGLEIVAIDVERSVLVVKGAVPGATGGDVTVRPTIKA; encoded by the coding sequence ATGGCTATTGGTTTAGTCGGTCGCAAGTGCGGTATGACACGTATCTTTACAGATGCTGGTGTTTCTGTACCTGTAACAGTGATTGAGGTTGATCCTAACCGCATCACTCAAATCAAAACGCTTGAAACTGATGGTTATCAAGCGATTCAAGTCACTACTGGTGAACGTCGCGAATCTCGCGTAACTAACGCTCAGAAAGGTCACTTTGCGAAAGCTGGTGTTGCTGCTGGTCGTCTGGTTCAGGAATTCCGCGCTACAGAAGCTGATCTTGAAGGTCGTGAAGTTGGTGGTTCTCTTACCGTTGAACTGTTCACAGTGGGTCAGATTGTTGACGTAACTGGTCAGTCTAAAGGTAAAGGTTTCCAAGGTGGTGTTAAGCGTTGGAACTTCCGTACGCAAGATGCTACACACGGTAACTCTGTTTCTCACCGTGTTTTAGGTTCTACTGGTCAAAACCAGACTCCTGGTCGCGTATTCAAAGGCAAAAAAATGGCTGGCCATTTAGGTGCTGAACGCGTAACTACACAGGGTCTTGAAATCGTTGCTATCGACGTTGAACGTTCAGTTCTTGTTGTTAAAGGCGCGGTTCCTGGTGCTACCGGTGGTGACGTAACTGTACGTCCTACAATCAAGGCCTGA